The genomic interval GGATGTCGCCCACCTGCCAGGTGACCGGCTGTGACGTGGTGGCCCGCTTGGAGACCGACCACCGCCTCGACTGGGCCGACACCCACATGACCCTGCTCGAGTGGCTCGAGCGCATGTGCACCGCCCACCACGACAAGAAGACCTACGAGGGCTGGGCCCTGGTGGCCGGCAAGGGCAAGCGGGACATGGTGCCGCCCGACGACCCCCGGCACCCGAAGAACCAGGACCCGGGCGGATGAGACGGATCGCCCACCCCAGGACCCGGCGAAATCCATCTGTGTCCACCACGCCGGTAGGAGACACCTGAACGACATGGAGACCAACGAGGAGCTCGAGACCGGCTACGGGCCGTCACCGCCGCCGGGAGACAATCTCTGCAACGACTACTCCGAAGGATTGGTCGCCGGCTACACGGCGCTGGCCGAAGCTCGAGACCAGCGGGTCCTGGTGGACGACGAGCTGGCGCTCACGGACGGCGGGTCTCCCTCCCTGTTCGTCAACATCGCCGTTGTCCGTCAACCGCTCACCGAGGAGGACTGGCGGCGGGCGGCCGAACGGATGCATGCCTTCTACGACGAGGTCGGCGGCGGGCCGTACCTCGTGTTCTCGGCCTGGCCGACGCCCGACCTCACGTCGCTCGGCTTCGGCCGGGTGGGCCATCCGCCGCTGATGTTCCGCCCGGTCGGTCCGCTCGCGAGCACGCCGATCGAAGGGTTCGACGTGCGTCCCGTGGTCGACGCCGAGACGGCCCACGACTGGGAGAAGACGCTGGTGGAGGGCTTTCCCCTCACCGAGCTGGCCCCAGTGCAACCAGGTTGCATCCTGCCCGTCGACGCCGTCGCCGCAGGATCATGGCGGCACTGGGTCGGTTACCTCGACGAGCGCCCAGTGGCCACGTCCTCCGCCAATGTCGGGAGCCACCACGTCGACGTGGAGTTCGTCGCCGCCGTAGAGGCGGCCCGCGGGAAGGGCATCGGACGGGCCATCACGGCGACCGCCACGCTCGCCGACCCGGCGCTGCCGGCCATGCTCGTGGCCAGCGACATGGGGCGCTCCGTGTACGAGCGTCTCGGCTATGTCACGTTCCTCCGGTTCACCCTGTGGGAGGGACACCGCCGAGCGTGAGCCGGCACAGCGATGCCACCAGCCGGGCGCTACGGCAGGCTGGCCAGGAATGCGGCCTCGACGTCGAACGCGGACCGGTTGTCGAGGGCGCAGACGGAGCCGGCCAGGACGGCAGCAGCCGACTCGCGTTCGGGAGCCGAGAGGGACAGGGCAGCCAGCAGCGTCGAGGGATCCCAGGCCAATGGCACCGCACATTGGAAGAGCGCGCCGTGACGGTTGCGGCGCTGGGCGATCCCGACGACCTTCCGACCGCCCACGGTGACCTCGCCCGGTCCCAGACCGGCGAAGCACACCGTCGGCGACAGTGCGTTGCGCACGATGGCGCCGCGGTGGACGACGCCTCCGGGAACGCCGAGGGCGGCGAGCGTCGACGCCCACACCTCGCCCAGCCACCAGGCTGCTCGTCCCACGTCGGCGTCCCACAGCACGTCACCGGCAGGGACCACCACGTCGGCCCACACCGTGCGGCCCGGTTCCACGAGCACCGCTCCCCCCCCGCTGCGCCGGCGGGCCACGTCGAGGCCGGCGGCTCCGGGCACGACGGCGTCGGCCGGCTGGGTCGATCCGAGCACCACGGCGGGGCGCACCACCTCGCACCACGTCACCGACCGCTGGGCCCACCGCACCTCACGTGCGTGAAGCGACGCGGCCGAGCCGGAGCGGCGCGTCGAGGCGAAGGACGGAGGGGCGCGCAGCGTCAGGCCGACAGGGGCGCCGAGGCGGGACTGCCCAGGTACGGCTCCCAGTCGGGGTGGACGGACCCGTTGGCCACCAGCGCCCAGCTGCCGGGACGGGGCTGGGCGGGCACCCGGCGCAGGCTCAACGTGGTGTCGGCCAGGAGGTGGTCCTCCTTGCGCATGTTGCACGGACGGCACGATGCAACCACGTTCTCCCAGGTGTGCGTCCCGCCTTTGCTCCGGGGCACCACGTGGTCGATGTTCTCGGCCGTGGCGCCGCAGTACTGGCACCGGTGGCCGTCGCGCGCGAACACGGCTCTCCGGTTCAGGCCGATCCGGGCCTGGTACGGCACCTTCACGTAGTAGGAGAGGCGCACGACCGACGGCTCGGCGAAGGTGGCCCGCTCCGAATGGAAACTGCGCCCTGTGGAGGAGACGAGCTCCGCCTTTCCCGACAACGTCAGCACCAGCGCCCGCCGCGTCGGCACGACACAGAGCGGCTCATACGAGGCATTGAGGATGAGCGCCCTGGACACCTCTCGAACCTACCGAGAGGGTGGCCGTGGTGGCACTCGCATTTCAAGAGGCTACCGCAGCAGGTGCCGGTACCTCCGGCACCATTCGAGGTAGCCCACCACGTCGCGGCCATGTGGCTTCGACCCCGTTCCCCCGTACATCGTCTCCAGCCGGAAGGCCAGATAGGCCCGGTCCGGCACGGGAAGATAGGGGCGGCGGCGCCACCAGCCGGGTGGCGCCAGCACCATGAGCTGGCGCACCGCCGTCGACCACAGGTGCGGGCGGGTGACGACCGCAGCCGTGGCGCAAAGCCACGAGCCGGAACGAGCCGGCGCTCCGGCAGCGCTCACCCCGCCGTCACCGGGGGTCCGCCAGGAGCGGCTCGCCGAGGCCCCGCCAGCCCACGGCGGCGGCACCCACGAGGGGCCCGAGGGCTCCCAGGCCGGCGGGCACGACCCGGGCGTCACGCGAGAACGAGAGGCGGGCCGAGCGGTCGAGCTCGGCTTGGGCGGCGGCGAAGAACGGGGCCTCGAAGCCGAGGGCCACCGAGCCGGCGACCACGGCTAGGCGCAGGTCGAGCAGGTTGGCCACCGACGCCACGGCCCGGCCGACGAGCGTGCCGGTGCGGGCCACGACGTCGGGTTCGGCTTCCTCCGCCGGCCGGCCCGTCAGAGCGCGGATCGACGGCCCCGACGCCTCCGCCTCCAGGCAGCCGAGGGCGCCGCAGGCGCACCGGCGCCCCCCCGGGACGACGATGACGTGGCCGATGTGGCCGGCATTTCCAGCCGCTCCGTCGAGCATCCGTCCCCCGAGCACGATCCCCCCGCCCACGCCGGTGGACACCACCATGGCGAGGTAGTCGGCCACGCCCTGCGCCGCGCCGCGCCAGCCCTCGC from Acidimicrobiales bacterium carries:
- a CDS encoding ROK family protein — encoded protein: MAGPCALAVDVGGTKLAAASVDRDGEVVRSVQVPTPGGDAESVFSALADAVRRVAGGSEVVCGVGCGGPMSAGGEEVSPLNIPAWRGFPLRARLAALTGLTTFVDNDAKALALGEGWRGAAQGVADYLAMVVSTGVGGGIVLGGRMLDGAAGNAGHIGHVIVVPGGRRCACGALGCLEAEASGPSIRALTGRPAEEAEPDVVARTGTLVGRAVASVANLLDLRLAVVAGSVALGFEAPFFAAAQAELDRSARLSFSRDARVVPAGLGALGPLVGAAAVGWRGLGEPLLADPR
- a CDS encoding GNAT family N-acetyltransferase, whose protein sequence is METNEELETGYGPSPPPGDNLCNDYSEGLVAGYTALAEARDQRVLVDDELALTDGGSPSLFVNIAVVRQPLTEEDWRRAAERMHAFYDEVGGGPYLVFSAWPTPDLTSLGFGRVGHPPLMFRPVGPLASTPIEGFDVRPVVDAETAHDWEKTLVEGFPLTELAPVQPGCILPVDAVAAGSWRHWVGYLDERPVATSSANVGSHHVDVEFVAAVEAARGKGIGRAITATATLADPALPAMLVASDMGRSVYERLGYVTFLRFTLWEGHRRA
- a CDS encoding HNH endonuclease; the protein is MSRALILNASYEPLCVVPTRRALVLTLSGKAELVSSTGRSFHSERATFAEPSVVRLSYYVKVPYQARIGLNRRAVFARDGHRCQYCGATAENIDHVVPRSKGGTHTWENVVASCRPCNMRKEDHLLADTTLSLRRVPAQPRPGSWALVANGSVHPDWEPYLGSPASAPLSA